The nucleotide window CGGTATTACGAAGAGGCAGAGCAACCCGACGAAAAATGATATGGCGAATCCGAGGGCGGCCCCGGCGCCGATCGCAGCCACATGCCTGATGCCGATTTTCATCTTCCCTTTCTCTTCCGGCTGGGATTGGTTTTCCTGGCCGGGTTCGGGGGTTACGGTTTTATCCAACGTGGATCCGCATCTGGGGCAGAACCCATAGTCATCGGATGTTTCGGCTCCGCACTCAGGGCAGATCATGGCACCCAATCCGGATTGCGGTTTTAAAATTTCCTCAATCTTTCGCAGCCCGACGCAGTCCGCAAGTATATGAACCCCTCCGCTTTATTGCGGGGCATGAAATGTCCGAAATGCGGATTCGAGAATTCCGAGGACACGCTCTTCTGCAAGCAATGCGACTGGAGGGTGGATATCCCTTACGTCCCAGAAAAGAAGACGAATGCCGCGTTATACAGCGCGATCGCCCTAGCTTTGGGCGTAATCGCCGCAGCCCTATGCATGATGGACAATCTTGGATACGCCGCGGCCGCTGTCGGTGCCGTCGGAATGGTCGTGGGAGGATATGCCATCAACGTTCCAAGGCTGCTGAACAGCGACAACAAGGCGGTTCTCGTGACAATAGCGGCGATCGGGCTGATCCTCAGTATGGTTGGGTTCATGCTCGGCCTCTATTCGGCGGTGCTCTGATGGCGGTATACCGCGGCAAGTACATCCTCGAGGGTCTTGGGACCATCAGCCCCGAGATGAAAGCCAACCTGGATATCGCATACGAGATCTGCATGTCATATAGGCCGGAGTTTCCCTGCGAGATGTGCGGGAAATGCTGCCATCAGCCCAATATAATCGTCACTCCGGATGAGTTCGAGAGAATAGCCAGCGCAGCGAACGTCTCCATTGCCGAGTTCATCCAGGAATACCTTGCCCGCACCCCCGACGGAAGATTCCTTCTGGCCAAGACCGAGCCTTGCGCTTTCCTTGGGAAGGACAACAGATGCACCATATGGGAGGACCGCCCGCAGATATGCGATGATTTCCCGTATGCCGTGTCCATGTTCATGAGCAGGGTGTATCTGGCGCTGACCAACCCCGACGCGGACATCCTCGAGCTCATCGATTACATGGACAAATCATGGCCGTGCACCAAAGCCATCAGATCCACCATCAAAGGCAAGATAGAGGAGCGCAGGAAAGACGTCGTGGCGATGTCATAACCCTATTTTGAGCGATGCGGACAGCGTTCCCCCCAGAGAGACGGGGAAACTCGATTCCGCTCCCGAATAGACCTTGACATCCTCTTCTCCGATCGAACTGTTCTCGTCTCCGTACGACAGTTCCATGCGGTAGGGATGGCCTCTGCAATGGAGATCCAGGAACTCTTCCAGATACTCCAGAGGCTTCCCATCCCCGTTCGCCAACGAATAGGCCAGGACGTCCGTCAGGAACACTACAGCGCCGTCGTCTAAATCTGATACGTCCGACGGTCTGACTTTCGCCGCGGATATGGCGTCCATAGCTTCGGATGCGTTCGGGCCGTTCTCCTCATCCATGCCGAATTGCATCGAGATAACCGACAGGGCCATCAGAATAATCGCCATGAACGCGATGGCATCCACATACGCTGTGAATCCGCGTCTGTCCTTCAGCAAATTACCACCCTGAAGATCGCCGGGACTTTCCTCCCTCCGTCGCATCCTATGGATATCGTCTTGAACAGCGTCGAATATCCCGATCCCGGGTCAGTGCCCAGCGATACGGAACTGTCCCCGCAGAATTCCCCCGGAACGTTCGCCTCCACGGATACGTACGCTTTCCCGCTGGTGTCGAGATATTCCTGCAGGTATCCTTCATATGACGGCACGAATTCCCCGTCCACTATCTCGCCACCGAGCATACCCACGTTGAAGCGCAGATCCTCTTCGGAATCGGCCGAAATCAGCAATGCGGCGGCGCCGAGGAAGGCCGTAAGCGCCAGGACGACTGCCATCATGGACAGAACCGCCTCCATGAATCCCATTTCGCCGCTTCTATTCCCTATCATGCGGAGGGTTTCGCGTTAGGCAGATAAAATAGGGGATGCGTGCGCGTACGTCGCATCCCGATTATGTTATCAGGCCGGTTATCGACGGATCTCATACCCCGCGGATGTACAGGCCTTTGGTGAAGCTGCTGCCGCACATCTCGGAGAGTTTTCCCAGCGTTTTCTCCGAAGGGTTGACGCACATCTCGCCCACCATTTTCGCCACCGCGGCCGGCCTTTTCCTCAGGTCCAATCCGGCGGAGGCGACGCCGAAGCGCCTGAACTCGTCCAGCCTGTCCAGGAGGTTCAGGTCCGCAGAGTTCAATATGTGGGAATAACCGCGTTTGTCCTTGTAGACGGGGAAGGAAGCTTCCGTTTCGTCTTTCAGAGAGCAATCTGACATGCCCGGATCGCGGGTGATCATGAGCTCCGCCCTTCCGAAAGCCATGACTTCCGTCCTGATGGGATAATGCGCTGTAAGCTCCGATATCTCGCCCTTGGAGAGCTCCGTGGAGAGCGTCGTCTGATACAGCTTAAGAGGGAAATACGAGTTGAATGCGTTCAGCACGCTGCTTCCATAGATTCTCTCAGAACCTTTGCAAGCGCGGTACTGGGCCACCGTGTTCACCATGACGGGATGCTTCGTCTCCGCGAACTCGTCCAGAGGGTCGAATCTGGGGAGCAAGGAGACGATCTCTTTTCCTGCTGCGTTGCAGATTTCCCTTGCTTCTCCGATCTTTCCGGTGGCATCGTAGTATATGCGGTCGGCATAGGGCAGAGCGGCTTCCAGCGTTTTTATCGATGACACATAGAATGACAGCTGGGTTCTCTCCTCGGGTTTGCGGAAGCTCTCGCGCTTCAGCTTGACCGGTCTCCTCTTCGTGGAACCTTCCAGTTTCGGAGCCGGCCCGAATCCGTTTTTGATCTCGTCAATGCGCGGGTCGTACGTGCGATAGATGCTGTACTTCCCGTCTTTGATCTTGAAAGGCACTTGGGCGGACACCAGATCGGTGACTTTGAAACCGCCAATTTTTTTGTCCCCGTCGAAAATGGAGAGCCCATCTCTGATGCCGATCTTCTCGCTCAATTGCGATGGGTCAAGCTTCCTGTCCTTGATGGCGGCGTTCCCGACGAAGAACCCTCTGTTGTCGGGATAAAGGGGCTGGACCGGGGATACGAATTCCCCAAGATACCCGGAGCAGGTCCCGCGGTTGAACACCGTCCTCAGAAGCTCCATAGTATCGTCGAATTCTTTTCCCGTCTCTTTCTTTTCTGCCATGGAATACGCTTTGGCCGCCAGGTACGAATACGCCGGGGATCTCATGCGCCCTTCGATTTTCAGGGAATCCACGCCTATCTCGCGCAGCTTATCCATGTATTCCATCCCGAACAGATCGGCGCAGCTCAGGAGATAGCCTTCTTTTTCGTCGGTGGAGTATTTCTTTCTGCAGGGCTGGGCGCAGGACCCGCGGTTCCCGCTTCTGCCGCCTATGTGGCTGGACATTAGGCACCCTCCGGATACGCAATAGCATAGCGCGCCTTGGATGAACACCTCGGTTTCGACGGGGGATTCAGGAACCATCTTTCCCAGCTCATCCATGGTGAGCTCTCTGGCGAGCACGGCGCGGTCCAAACCGTTCTCCGAGCACCATCTCAGGCCCTCCAGAGAATGGATCTGCATCTGGGTGGACGCATGCTTCCTGATGTCGACGCTGCTGAGCTGCTTGAGAAGACCGAGGTCCTGGACTATGACGGCATCCGCATCGATGTCCGCCAAGAATCTGACGAAGGATACTGCGTCTTCTATCTCTGAATCTTTGACGAGGGTGTTGACCGTCACATGGACTTTCACGCCGTTGTCATGGGCATATCCGACGGCCCCTTCGAGCTCTTTGTCGCTGAAATTCCCCGCGAAAGCGCGGGCGCCAAAGCTCTTCCCAGCCAGATATATCGCATCAGCCCCGGCCTTGACAGCCGCCGGGAGGCTTTCCGGAGACCCTACGGGCGCCAGTATTTCCACGGTGTTCCTTAGGATAAATAGTTTATAAGCATTTTACGGGAGATCCTGATGACGCAGCGTTACCGCACGCGCTGGAATATTAAGCGTCCGCGTCGAACCGTACCCATGGACATAATCGGAAGGATGGCCGGGGCAATTCCCCGCGCCAAAGGGAAGGGGCAGGATATCCCGAAACGTTACGAGCCTCCGGCGGCGATTTCCGGGGATTCCTTGATAATCAACTGCTCCGGGTGCAGGTATGCCCCCGATCCCGGGACCGCGGAATGCATCAGATGCATGGTATCGTCGATGTGCTCCAAAGGTAGCTCCGGGAGGATCGTTCTGCGCACGGGAAAAGATCTGGAAATTGCCGGGCGTTCCGGGAAGGTCATCAAGGATGCAGCATCGGTGATGAGATGGTCGTTCCCGCAGGAGGCCCCGAAAGGAAGGTGCAGGATGTGCGAGGTCTCCAGGTCCAAGGTCATGGACGTCCTGTGGGACGGTTTCCCTTCCGGAGGCATCGCGGAGGCTCTGGCTTTCGTCGAAGGGAAGCGCCCCCAAGGCAAGGAATGCGATCTTTGCGTCCTCCGCACACGCCGCGCAATAGAGCAGATAGAAACCGGGCTCAAGGAGATAGAGGAGCGGATGGCGGACCTTTCCGGGAGGACTCTGCGATGGCCAGATTGCCGCCTTTTTTCTCCCACGGCAAATCCGCCGGGAGCAATGACGATCGGGAGATTCCGTTCTATTGGGATGCCGATCCGCTGGAATCGGTCAGCAGAACTATGCCGAGGACCGAGCCCAGCCTTCCGCACGACCCTTCCGCGTCGAAGAACGATTTCACATCTCTGTTCTCATCGATGGTCTGGAAGGACCTCAGGACGAAGCCCTCGTATGCCGAGTGCTGGCTGGTCGGGACGCAGGAGAATCTCAAAGCGATATCAAGCTATTCGACCCAGTTCGCTCATGTCACCATAGGAATGGCCAACGACGGCCAGACCGAATACTCGCTGATGCCCCGGGAATACTCCTTCGACGATTCCGTCAATTCGGTGGTTTCCGATGTCATCCGCGGGATCCGCGTAGAGTATCGCTTGCACGGCGGAAGGTTGGACCGCGATTCCGTCATCGGCACCGCCCGCGCGCTGGCCGCCAACAGGTATGACGACATAAAGGAAGCCTGCGGGAATTCCGCCAATCTGGATGGCCTGATGGACGACATATGCTCCGCATCATACAGGCATTCCGTCGGGGCAGGGATTTTCGAGGTGCTTCTGTCCGATCCGCACATAGAGGATGTGTACATCGATGCTCCTTGCGACAGGAACAGAGTGCATGTGACGATCAACGGCATCGACGGCGTGAATTCTCATATGCGCTGCAGGACCAATCTGATGGCCGACCGCAGGGAGATGGACAACATCGTGAACATCCTGAAGAGGGAGAGCGGTCTCAGGTTCTGCCAGTCATCTCCGGTTCTGGAGACGGATTTCCGCGAGTTCGACGCCAGAGCAACTCTCATCGGTTTCCCGATGAGCCCCAACGGGGATGCTTTGGCGATAAGGAAGCACTCTGCGAGGCCTTGGACGCTGACTAGGTTGCTGGCGAACGGGACGATAGATCAGCGTGCGGCGGGTCTGCTGTCATTCATGGTAAACAACCGCTCCACAATCCTTATCTGCGGGCCGAGGGGAGCCGGGAAAAGCTCCCTTCTGTCAGCCTTGATGTTCGAGTTCCCGCTGGGCCAGAGGATTCTCACTATAGAGGACACTATCGAGCTGCCAGGGGAGCAGATGCGCAGCATGGGCTACAAGGTGCAGACCATTCTGGTGGACGACAGAAATGATGGCAGCCCGCTTACCAATGCCGATGAGGCTCTCAGGGTTTCGCTGAGGATGGGAGAGTCGGCGATAGTCATGGGCGAGGTCAGAGGCGACGAGGCTCGCACTCTCTATCAGAGCATGAGGACGGGGAAAGCCGGGAGCGCTATCATGGGTACGATCCACGGCGATTCGGCCATGTCGGTATACAACCGCGTCGTCTACGATATGGGAATCGCCCCTGAAGCGTTCATGGCCACCGATGCCATCGTATCGTTGGGAACGGTCAAGGACAGGAGAACCGGAAGCCTCGTCAGAAGGGCGGTGGAATTCGTCTGTACCGCATCGGAGCCAGGGAAGTTCATCGACATGACCGACCAATCTGTTATGTTCGAGGCGCCTTCGATGAAAAGGGCGATGAGGATGTCACAGATGGGAAAGGCCGAAGCCGCAAAGGACATCCGCGCTAGGTCCGCGATGAGGTACTGGCTGGCAGAGAAGGGAAAGACCGACGAGAGATTCTTCGGCCCTGAATGGGTCACCCTGTCCAATGATATACTGTCTAGGATGCCTCCGTCGGCCCCGGCAGAAGCCGCTCTCGACGAGCTCAAAAGGAGGGTGTCCCTGATATGAAGAAGGCTCTCAGCGGAACCGACAGCAAAAGGCTGCTGAACGAATGCCCGACAGTGGTCGGGATGATGACATCGTCGCTGGAGTCTGGAGGATCTTGGGACGCGGCTGTGAGGATGGTGGCTTCCGAGGGGCCGCCGCTGTCCAGGAAGCTCTTCTCATCGATCGTCAGGAAGGTGGACACCAAATCCTCCGAGACGATGTCTTCATGCGTATCCGATGCAATGTCCGAGCTTCCGGAATCCGCGGCGGGATATCGGAGAGCGGTCCACATGTGCATGGCGGCCTCGGAATCCTCCGGCCAGGACGAGAGGTCTAACATGCTGAAGGACGCCTCCGACATCGCGTTGACCGCGGTGAAGGATATGGGAGACGAATATGGAGCATCACTGAACACACCGTGCATGACGGTATTCGGGATAGGAATCCTCGTGCCCATGATACTGATGTCGATATTGCCTATGCTCAGCCTCGGGGGCATGATGGGCATCGGGACCATAGACAAAGGAACGATCGTGTTCGTCACTCTGGCTCTGATCCCGGCCGCCATTCTGATGATATCGTTTTGGCTCAGATATACCAACCCATTTCTCATCGCCGAGTTCGAGGCCCGCGAACTCCGCTGCGCTCTCCCCCTTCTGCTGGCCATCCCTCTGGCAATAGTATACCTCAGTCTTGGAGGGGGCGTGGACGAGTTGGTTCTATTCACGTTGGCTCCGGCTTCCGTCGCCTCGCTGGCTTTCATGTGGAAAGACGTAGCGGAGGACAAGAAGCGTGCGAAATGCGAAGGCGGCCTGAGGGATTGCGTGTTCGACATGGGCAGCAGGATGATCTCAGGCGACAATTTCGAAAGCGCTTCCTCAGGTGCGATCGCTGTCAGAAGCGAGTGCGCGGATGCCGCAGCCGCTTATTCGAGGGAGCTTTCCCTATGCAAAGGAGATGCGGTGAAGGCTGTTGCAAGATCCATAAGACCAATATCAGGGGATGTGGCGGTGGCTTTCGCAGACATTTGCCGCTGTTCCCGCAGGGACGTCACAGACGCCGGGCGCTTGGCGATAGCGCTGGGAAGGCAGTTCCAGAACAGGAACCACGCATGGCGGAGATTGGAGATGAATCTCAAGAGTATGACTGACATGATGCTGGTGACCGCGGTCTTCTTCGCGCCTATGGTTTTGGGTATGAGCGTCTCCATGCTGGCGCCCCTGTCGCAGATTGACGGATTCGCCGGCATGGACGGGACTGCCGCCGTGCTTTCGGTGTATCTGGCGGAGCTCTGCGCAACGATAGCGGTGCTTATGGGAAGCCTCGGGAGCGGAGAAGGGATCAGAAAGATGCTGTGGAGATTCTGTCTGATGTGCCCGATCGGCCAGATAATTTTCTGCGTCTGCTGCGGAATAGTTTTCCGATGTATTCGCGCCTGAATCATGAAGGCGGGGCCATTGCTCCCGCCCGATTTGCTATAAAAAGCACTATAGTGATAGTGATGTTCGAAAATTAACAATCACTGTCTGTATTATGACAATAGTTTTTCATAATGCTTAATCTATTGACCCAATCATGTTTGGGCTTAAGAAGAGGGTGTCCGCCGGGAAGGGGCACAGCCTTTCCGAGATCAAGGAAACCGTCAGGAAATCCTTCGATCTGATGGAATACAAGTATGATGTCGATGAGAACGGCAGCGTTATCTGTGACGTGATGGGCGATGACATACCCATGAGGGTTGTCGCGGCTTCCGACGAAAACTCCATAGGGATACTCGTTCTGATGTCTTTCTCCGTGGACGAATCCCACAAGGTCGGAGTTCTCGACAGGATAAACTCCCTGAACAACGACATCCGCTACGGGCGCTTCTACCTTCACCCGATAGATGAGGGATATGCGCCAGTGTTCCAGTACAGCATACCGGACTGCGTCATCAACCTCAAGCCAGAAGTGGTCGCAACCTTCATCCAGATGTCCTTGGACACCGTGGACAAGGTCGATGGGGAGATCAAGAAGATGATCGAGAGCGACGCCTGGAAGAAGTCCTCCGATTACATGTACATCTGATCTGACCGCTGTAAGTCCTGCGAATCGGCCCATCCCCCTCCATCCCGCGTCATGCGGACATCTCAGGGCGCCTGGGACGGCATCATCCGTCTTCCGGCCCCGCTTTTCCTTGCGTCAATTTTAACCATAAGTTCGCGCATCCCCGTTGCGATGCCAGAATCCGTCGGTCTGCTTTCTAAAACTACAGCGGAGCCTAGCGCAGCCTCTGCCGCCGACAGTACTGACGGCCGTTCGATCCTCGATATCGCCAAAAGCATCGATCCGGAGCTGCAGGCGAGGCGCAGCGCAGAGATGAGGAAAAAGAATGGCAGGGTGAGGGCATTCGTCTGGAAGCCGGCCGTGATTTTTCTTGCGGTATCTTTCGTGCTGACTCTTGCTACGGTCCTTTACGACACGCAGGTCAACGACGGGATGATAATCACGGAGAACAACAGCCTGTGCATATGCATGTCTCTGTTCGTTTTCTTCCCCATCATCGCATACATGGCTCTGATGATGATGAAAACTTCGGTGAGTTTCCTGATGGGCACGGCCGGGCTGGCCGCATGGGTTTACGGGCTTCTCTCCGGCGAGTGGTTTAGCGATCTAATAATCCCGCTGGCGATTCTCAGCGTCATCATCTGCGTCCACGTTATGGCATGCTCCGCAGCCGTCAGGGTTTCCCGCGTCGATTTCTGATCTCGCTTCTTCTTGATGAGAGACATCCTGATGTCATATGTGATGTCCGCCATATCCGATATCACAGGATCGGCGATTCCCTTGGCGATGTCCGCCCTCAGCCTGGAATAGTTCACCATGCTGATGCTGTCGTACTGGCCCGTCTCTTTCAGCCTTTTTATGACGGCGGTCTTGTCCTTCGGAAGGTTGGCCCTTCTGTAGCGGCGTATGCTGATGGTGGCATCCCTGCCGTCGACCAGATCGCATCTCGCCGAGTCCGCGTATGCCACGATCTTCGCTTTGACTGTGTCCCTCCTGCTTTGGAGCATTTCCATGCGCTGTTTGAGGGCCGCTATTTTCTCGTCCAGATCGGAGTATTCTTGGACGAGCTCTTCGATCTCTTCCGCGGGCATCCTCTTTTTCCCGTTGATCGAGGAGAGATAAGGCTGGCATCTGTTTCTGTGGGGGCAGTATGCGCATCCTTCCCCGAGTTTGGGAGGATAATTCAGATCCCCTTCGATCTCCCCTATCCTTTCCGACAGCTTCTCTGCGGCCTCGCCCATGGATTGCTTCCTCACCGGGCATTCCGTCTCGTCGCCGGTCAGAAGGTATCTCCATTGCAGGACGATCCTGTCGGTCCCCTGGAGGCTGTAGGTCGCCCACAATGCAGAGACCTTGGACTCCAGATCCTCGGTCAGATCCTTCCTGAGGCCGGCGTCGTCTGTTATGTATCTGCACAGGACGGCCGAATCGCCTCTCCTGTATATCTCATCGATAGAGACTCTGGCGGTTTTCCCGCGCGGAAGGCTCTGAACACCTCTGATATCGAATGCTATGATGCTGCTGCCGTCGGATTCGGCGATGAATTCCGCGTATTTTCTGGTGCAGGCCTCTCCTTTCCTGTAGAATTCGGCGATGTCCTGCCCCTCTCCCGTGCAGACATCTTCCATGCAGGCGTCCCACTCCTCCCTGAACATGGCCAGGGCTTCCGCGGCGGAGACTTTGTGCCCCATAACGCGCCTGCTGTTGGCATGGGCCATCATCCTGTGGACGGAGATGTCCAGGCAATCCTGGAGGGAGATCCTCCAGTCATCCGACATGGCTGATAGCCTGTATGCTTGCGGGCATCCTTCGTATTTTCTGATGTCGCCGAAGGAAAAGGTGGGCATGGTTGCGCATACACGGCATCGGTTAAATCTGTGTCCGTGATTTCTCCCATCATGTTGGGCGAAGATAAGCTGGAGCCATTTTGGTCGGGGCTCTACGACAGGATCGGTGAGCTTTCCAGCGTGCGCGCGGATAGGCCGGGAAAGAAAGATCGGATGAAGTTCGATCCCGGGATCAAGAATCTGCATTTCGTGGCGGGATTGTCCGAGGGCGTCGCTTGGTTCGAGATCCGCATCGGGCAGGGCTTCCCGGACCCGGAGATAATACTGTCCAAAGCAGATGAGCTGTCTTCGAGGGTGGGATGCGTCTTCGTGCCGAACGCCGAGACCAAAAGGGAGCGCGCCCTCAGAGCGGAGATGCCTTTCGATTCGGAGAGCTTGGACGCATGGGAATACGCATACTCCTGGTTTGAGAAGGTTATCAAGATTTCGTCGATGGTCTGCATCAAACAATGCCGCAGGGCTGCGATCGTCGTATGAAGCGCATAATGCTGTTCTTCGTCGCGATAGCTTCGATCTTCTTGGCGATGTTCATCTTGGCACCTTTCGCCGCCCCTTATGGGACGTATTGGGGTCTGGACGGCAGCCCAGCCCACATCGACCATGATTGGAGCATCTCCGAATTCCCGTATCTGTTGGGGGATATTCTGTGCCATCAGAAGGCGGCGAGAAGCTTCGTTCTCAACGGGTCTCAGATGCCGGTCTGCATAAGGGACACCGGTTTGCTGCTGGGATTCGCGCTCGGATGTTTGGCGCACCTCGTTGCCGATTTGAAGATCGGGAGGAAGCAGATCGCCATAGCCTCTGCGATGGTCTGCTTCACGATAGTCGAATGGGCGGTCGAGCCCTATTTCGGAGACCTTCCCATCACCAGGTTCCTTACGGGGGTCGTATCCGGAGCCGGCGTAGGAATCATTCTGGGCTGGCTGATCCGTTACGAGATAGAAAAGAATTGAAGGATGCGCAGGCGATTGCGCCTGACGCGGGCCTGTCCAAGTTCAAATTGAAGGAGCTCGGTCGTCTCCATGCATAAGGAACGGGTCTTACCGCTACGCATCCCATAGATTCCATGCCGAGAAGATATAAAAGAGATGCGGGAA belongs to Candidatus Methanomethylophilaceae archaeon and includes:
- a CDS encoding zinc-ribbon domain-containing protein → MICPECGAETSDDYGFCPRCGSTLDKTVTPEPGQENQSQPEEKGKMKIGIRHVAAIGAGAALGFAISFFVGLLCLFVIPFIAVGGNGMKMGGGLIFLFTIGFQAGMLIAILLRRNAFF
- a CDS encoding zinc ribbon domain-containing protein, with protein sequence MKCPKCGFENSEDTLFCKQCDWRVDIPYVPEKKTNAALYSAIALALGVIAAALCMMDNLGYAAAAVGAVGMVVGGYAINVPRLLNSDNKAVLVTIAAIGLILSMVGFMLGLYSAVL
- a CDS encoding YkgJ family cysteine cluster protein, translating into MAVYRGKYILEGLGTISPEMKANLDIAYEICMSYRPEFPCEMCGKCCHQPNIIVTPDEFERIASAANVSIAEFIQEYLARTPDGRFLLAKTEPCAFLGKDNRCTIWEDRPQICDDFPYAVSMFMSRVYLALTNPDADILELIDYMDKSWPCTKAIRSTIKGKIEERRKDVVAMS
- a CDS encoding U32 family peptidase; translation: MEILAPVGSPESLPAAVKAGADAIYLAGKSFGARAFAGNFSDKELEGAVGYAHDNGVKVHVTVNTLVKDSEIEDAVSFVRFLADIDADAVIVQDLGLLKQLSSVDIRKHASTQMQIHSLEGLRWCSENGLDRAVLARELTMDELGKMVPESPVETEVFIQGALCYCVSGGCLMSSHIGGRSGNRGSCAQPCRKKYSTDEKEGYLLSCADLFGMEYMDKLREIGVDSLKIEGRMRSPAYSYLAAKAYSMAEKKETGKEFDDTMELLRTVFNRGTCSGYLGEFVSPVQPLYPDNRGFFVGNAAIKDRKLDPSQLSEKIGIRDGLSIFDGDKKIGGFKVTDLVSAQVPFKIKDGKYSIYRTYDPRIDEIKNGFGPAPKLEGSTKRRPVKLKRESFRKPEERTQLSFYVSSIKTLEAALPYADRIYYDATGKIGEAREICNAAGKEIVSLLPRFDPLDEFAETKHPVMVNTVAQYRACKGSERIYGSSVLNAFNSYFPLKLYQTTLSTELSKGEISELTAHYPIRTEVMAFGRAELMITRDPGMSDCSLKDETEASFPVYKDKRGYSHILNSADLNLLDRLDEFRRFGVASAGLDLRKRPAAVAKMVGEMCVNPSEKTLGKLSEMCGSSFTKGLYIRGV
- a CDS encoding type II/IV secretion system ATPase subunit — its product is MARLPPFFSHGKSAGSNDDREIPFYWDADPLESVSRTMPRTEPSLPHDPSASKNDFTSLFSSMVWKDLRTKPSYAECWLVGTQENLKAISSYSTQFAHVTIGMANDGQTEYSLMPREYSFDDSVNSVVSDVIRGIRVEYRLHGGRLDRDSVIGTARALAANRYDDIKEACGNSANLDGLMDDICSASYRHSVGAGIFEVLLSDPHIEDVYIDAPCDRNRVHVTINGIDGVNSHMRCRTNLMADRREMDNIVNILKRESGLRFCQSSPVLETDFREFDARATLIGFPMSPNGDALAIRKHSARPWTLTRLLANGTIDQRAAGLLSFMVNNRSTILICGPRGAGKSSLLSALMFEFPLGQRILTIEDTIELPGEQMRSMGYKVQTILVDDRNDGSPLTNADEALRVSLRMGESAIVMGEVRGDEARTLYQSMRTGKAGSAIMGTIHGDSAMSVYNRVVYDMGIAPEAFMATDAIVSLGTVKDRRTGSLVRRAVEFVCTASEPGKFIDMTDQSVMFEAPSMKRAMRMSQMGKAEAAKDIRARSAMRYWLAEKGKTDERFFGPEWVTLSNDILSRMPPSAPAEAALDELKRRVSLI
- a CDS encoding YbjN domain-containing protein — its product is MFGLKKRVSAGKGHSLSEIKETVRKSFDLMEYKYDVDENGSVICDVMGDDIPMRVVAASDENSIGILVLMSFSVDESHKVGVLDRINSLNNDIRYGRFYLHPIDEGYAPVFQYSIPDCVINLKPEVVATFIQMSLDTVDKVDGEIKKMIESDAWKKSSDYMYI
- a CDS encoding DUF2085 domain-containing protein; protein product: MKRIMLFFVAIASIFLAMFILAPFAAPYGTYWGLDGSPAHIDHDWSISEFPYLLGDILCHQKAARSFVLNGSQMPVCIRDTGLLLGFALGCLAHLVADLKIGRKQIAIASAMVCFTIVEWAVEPYFGDLPITRFLTGVVSGAGVGIILGWLIRYEIEKN